DNA from Solanum stenotomum isolate F172 chromosome 3, ASM1918654v1, whole genome shotgun sequence:
tcaaaattcgggttagacaaATCAGCAACAATGCTCAACTTTCATTATAATTTCAGTTTTATCTGTAACCACTTAGGTTCTTTTCTTTGTTAATCCTCCTTCATACATTCAATATATGTTCACTTATGAAAGAATGCTGGATACTTTCGCTCAAGAATACTTTCCCACCGTGACACCTACTTATTGGAATGTTTTCCTCTGCATATTTATAAGCATTATTTGCTTAATTTTCTGAATCCAAATCTCAACTTGTATAACTTTGAGATTTCCTTGTTTTAGGATAATGGCGTCAAGTAGTAGCCGTAGTCTTTTTGAGTTACAGTGGATAACTGTAAACTTCTCCTAATGCAAAGTCTAATTTGTATTTCTCCAGATAATTAGAAGGCCGCAATCAAATTTCATGGAAACACTCCAGCGAGATATCACAGAAAGTATGCGTGCAATCCTTGTCGACTGGATTGTGGAGGTAAGTTGGtgtttatctaaaaaaaaagaaactgaaTAGTTGAAGCATATTGTGTTATGTCTTCCAGTGCTGACATATTCTAATTATTAGTACTTGATTTATCTTGAACAAATAAATGTGAAACAGATCAATTTCCTAACAGTACTAACTTGGACAAGCAACTTACATTTTCATTTTGGGTTTTCATCATCTGGTGCTGATTCATCTTAGATCAGTTTAGAATAAGGCTTGTAAAGATCGTATGTGATTTTTTActtatgataaaatataaatcattCGTAAGATTCTTGTGAATTTGGTGCTAGTTAAGTCCGTATAATTTCAACTTGATGATGGATTCGTCCCGCCTCTCTGGCCCTTCCTTTACCTTTTCAGCTCAGAATGGTTGTTAGTTGCCTGCTGATTTTAGAAATGCTTTATAAGAATGCTGGTTGCTAAGGTCATTGTCTAATCTTGTGTCAGGTGTCAGAGGAATATAAGTTGGTGCCAGATACACTCTACCTTGCTGTTCACTTTATcgatctatttctctctcaaaacTATGTGGAAAGGAAAAACCTGCAGCTCCTTGGAATCACTTGCATGCTAGTTGCCTCGTAAGCTCGACACAACTGTTTTTACTACTATAGGTTCTTTGAAATATTGCTTTTTGGGGAAACATTTTCTTGAAATGCTTAAAAGAGAAAGAAACTCAAGTCGAAGAAATACGGGATCCTTTCTTTCTAAATTAAACAGAAGTCTACTTCAGAATCTTTGGATCGGTTGGCCATGCCTAATAGTTGGAAGCGTCTTATCTACAAAGTGCATATAGGGCCAAGACTAAGGACTCCACTCATTTTAGAATCTGACAAAACAAATCTCATCATTCcatatatatgtgtgtttatGAAGAAGTGCTCCTATGTAGCCACATTTGCAGACTGCAGTGTGCCTTCACCTGTAAAAAAAGAGGACATCAAACATTTTTGCCATCATTTTGCACGTTGTATTAAAAAATCTTCCCTTTTATCCCTGAATAAAGAATTACATTTTATCTGGCTGAACAtggatttttctttcaattttgaagGAAATATGAAGAGATGTGTGGTCCACGTGTTGAGGAGTTCTGTTTCATCACTGATAATGCTTACACGAAAAATGAGGTAGAATACTGCTCTTTCAAGTTCTCACTATCAGGATCTTGAATTTCTGCATTACGTGACGAGAAAGGGTAGGAAGGACAAGCATAGTTCCAGCATAGTATGCTATTAGCTAGTTTAAGATGATGTCTTTGGGTTCTGTTCTGTACTTCCCATGGAGAACCtaattgatgaacttgatcatTCATATATCTCTCCTCTCTAAACTTCACATGTAGTTTACGTTCTCTATATGTGTTATTGTGTAATGTATATCATTTGGTATAATTATCAGGGGTCTATTCCCCTTCAGCTTTTGAGGTTTTTCTTAAGTGCTAGAACTTGTAGGTCTACATGAATCTCTATGCTTATTTCAAGCTTGCAAATATTGGAAGTAGATCTGTGTCTTCTGtttcattaatatttattaGTGAGAGAATCTCGTCGAACTCCTACAAGAAATGCAACTCTATGCAGCATACTGTCAACAATGATTTTATGGGTACAGTTCAGAGGAAATACTATATCTGCATGAAACCTCTTGGTTACTAAAGAAGACGTCGACACCTCCCCCTTCCCCTTTCCTTCTCTATCATTTTGCAGAACTCCCAGAAAAAAAATGGGTTTTCAGATATTATAATAGACTAGTTGGACAAACTGAAGGTTCTGATATACTAAAGTGTGGAGCAGGTCCTGGCAATGGAGATTCTTGTTCTGAACTTTCTAGGTTTCCGACTCTCAACTCCAACTGCAAAGACCTTTCTCAGGTACTTTTGTTTCAGCCATGGTTTATTTTTACACGTGTATAACAGCATAatgtttccttttcttttgtctatgtgaaaactgaaaattttcatcttcataTGTATGATGCTATTTGTAGGAGATTTGTAAGAGCAGCACAAGCTTCTTACAAGGTAATGAATTAATGTGCATCACTTGAATGATAACAGAACTTTTCTCTGTACTGAAGTATAATCGTATTGCTTAATGATACATAATTTCAGAATCCCAATCTGGAGCTAGAGTTCTTGGCTAATTATCTCACCGAACTGACATTGCTCGAATATGGCTTCTTGAAATTCACCCCATCTGCTATTGCTGCATCATCTGTATTCCTTGCAAGATGGACACTAGATCAGTCAAGCCACCCATGGGTTTGCTTCTTGAATATACTggttttcttttactttaattcGTTAGCTTTTGCGTGCCTCTGGCGTGTAGAACTTATGCCTGCAACTTTGACAGAGTCCAACACTGGAGCACTATACCTATTACAAGGCTCAAGATCTGAAAACCACAGTTCTTGCACTACAAGGTCTACAGTTGAATACAAATAACTGCCTTCTAAACGTCATACGTGCTAAATACCGACAAGATGAGGTACTTGTATGTTATTATTCAAAAGTAGCATATTTGAGTTGTCATTATGTGTAGCTCCCTAATAAGTGTCTCTTTTTCCTGTGCCAACAGTTCAAGTCAGTCGCGTGTTTGTCTTCGCCAAAGCTACTTGAGACACTGTTTCAGACATGAAATTTGAAGATATAAGACTAACCAAATGGAGCAGCAATGCTGAAGCAGATGACATATTCTATAAAGGGGCGTTTTTGCAACTTGGCTCCTCCCTAGGCTTTTTTTATGAGAGTAACTGATTCAAATTCACATTATATTGAGTGTTCCTTTTGTTCACTCTTTTGCTGTAAAGGATTTGACATACTAGGAATATACTTAAACTTAGCAAGTTTAGCAGTAAAAAATGAGCAACTTTCTCAGTTGTAATTCAAGAAAATCATGCAGGTAATTTTGTACATGCTATTTTTTTCAACTCTGTTACCTTTGCCAGCTTTTGTAATTTAGAATGATTTGTCTTAATCTTCTATATCATTTGCTTATAAAATAATTGTTTCCCATAATATATGGCACTATTTCAGGGAGTCAAATGTTTTTCTTCctacaatcttttaaaaaattactatgTATGATTTCTAGTATAACATACCCAATATGGTCTCACAAGTGAGATCTTGAAAGATTAAGTGTACACAAATTCTATCCTACGTTTGTGAGGTAAAGAGATTATATCTCGTAAATCCTCGACTCAAGAACTATGTATGATTTATATCAGTAAAAAGTGAAATCAACTTTATGTTATGATCCATGTATTTCAAATTTTGTGTTTCTCTATTAAGGGGTGGGGTTGAAGAAGGCAGCAATCCCTAGATTATATTTAAGTAACACTATTACTATTAGGAATATCAAATAGAGTTTCTTTggaatcttgtgatcttaaataaatactaaatatttataatattaagtttttttttatctgaaTTCACAGTAAAGATTTTGTCCCTGTACTAAAgcctataaaaaaatattatttgaattttgtgatcttaaatgtATGTTCCTATGTTAGTTATTGTTTTCCTCATTCTTTTTGTCCCCATAAAAAAAATCCAGCTTTGCTTTCAGGTCAGATTCCTTTTGGCCAAATCTTAACCGATCGTTTTGTAACTGTCGTATCCACAAAAAGCTGCAGCACACACACACTTGCTGAGAACTTCTCTTACTCACTGTGTGTATgtgaaagagagagagagagagagagccgACAATGGCGGGATTGAATATATTATCTCAGACTCCGTCGCCATGGCAGCTGTCCGCTTCCTccacatcatcatcattatcatattcTTTACGATTTCcacatttttatgattttaataatatttacaattGCGGCGATTTCAAATGCTGGAAAATCGGGTCGACAAATTCTCCCCTTTCTGGAAACCCAAGAGCAAAGCGTCCAACTTTATCCTCTCAAATGTTGCCTCACCTCTCCAATTCATCAGGTTTTGAATTCCAGCTCTACTTTTGTTTTGcttcaattcaattttcaattattgTAATTTGGGTCCTACTATATTTTTTCCTTGTTCGAAGTGGGTGTGAACTTATTTGGCGAGATTCTTGTAATTGGCAGATAATTAGCTGTTCTTGCACATAAATGCTTTGTACCTGCTTATATTAGTTGATCGATCTTGCAGTTGCTAAAATGGGGTTTTTTCATAGGACTGGAAATATTCCTGTTAAGATAAGGTGACGATAATTTGGTTGAACAGATTAAGCCTAGCTTTGGTCcgtttgatagagtgtataagaatagtaCTGAatatgttcttttttcttttccaaaaagAAATGGGGGAGGGGATTACAGGGTGGGAGAATTGAATGATACATGATTAGTTACAGTTCCATTGATTAGTTAGCTACAGTGAAAGTTAGCTAAGAGTTCAATTACTATATAGCTTGTAATCAAATCATTTTACAATCAGGAtatgaaatatacaaatttctctctctcgctcaattcttcttcttccttactAACTGTTTTCTTGAGAAACTCCTGAAATAGTGCTTCGATCCTCGAGTTCATTGTGAATTTCTGCAATCGAGTAACATTGAACCCTCACCAATAAAGTGAAAGTTTAGATAGTcaaccaactgagctactaagattcccAAAATAGGGTGTATTAGTAATGCGGAGATTATTTCTTATCCACTGTCTGGAATGTTGTTTTAATGACCGCTTTGTCTTTAACCAtgcttatttatatattaatagcCTTTGTATTACTAATATAACATGGTTTGCTATGTATTAGTTATAACTCTATATTACTGAAATTGAGtgtgtattagttatacataggctGGAAATCTTACCAAACAAAGTATTAAATAAAACTCTGAAGGTTATTCttgtttcccttttttcttttgaaatgaaaGGAATCAACTTTGAACGAAGGTTATTCTTCTAATTTcaaatacatatacaaaatttgtGATAGGTTTTGGaaattcaatttttactttatgAGATGAAAGACAAACACAAGGTGTAAGCCTAGATGCAAGTTTTGCTACATAGTGAAAAAGATGAATAGCTAACTGTATGCCGTGgatctttcttttttacttcTTGTAATCTATATGGTTTATTTATTGTGTCAGTTGATGACCATTAGTGTTACTTCCGTGTAAATGCTGTCCTGTCATGTTCTTTCACCCTTTTGCATTCATGGCTGATCATGGTTGTGCAGGCAGTGGATATTCATGGATGCAAGATAAATCTGCTTCTTGTGATAATTTTTCCCCTAATGGAAGGAAGCAAGGTCCATTGAATGCTGTGTCTTCAAAAGAAATAGCACAAGTTTCTTCTGTGGACGATCTTTATGAATTCATATGCTCAGGCCCCCTCATCAGTAAGATAGGTCTGACGTCAGAAAAGGTGGCTGAGTCCATTGACAAGTGGATAGAGTATGGGTTACGGCTTTGTAGATTGTTTCAGCTCAACCAGTTGTCTCTCAACGAGGCCCAAAAAATTCGAATCTACCACTACTATATTCCAGTCTTCTTGTGGTGTGAACAGGAAATTTCACAGCATAGTTCCaagttcaaagaagaagaagaaatcccTCCATTGGTGGTAGacacatttttattattctcttGGTTCTTGTGTGTTTGATTTCCATTAAGGTCAATATCATGCTGGTCTGATTAGAAAATCTAGACATAAACACACCTAAGATAAGATATATTCTTGGAATGTAGATTGGCTTCAGTGCGCCTCAAGGATGTGGAAAGACAACGCTAGTATTCGCATTagaatatctttttaaaatcacTGGGAGGTAAGTTGCTTTCATGAGTTTTTGCTTCCCCTGTGGGACAGAAATAACCAAACATTATGCTCACACATAACATCAGGAGAGCTGCTACAATATCCATTGATGATTTTTACTTAACAGCAGAAGAACAGGTAATTGTTTCACGAGTTTGCTGCTTGCTAGTTTCCGTCTGTGTATTATCACCAATGCTGACACATTATGTGGTTTTAGGCGAAACTAAGAGACAGCAACCCAGGGAACTTGCTTTTGGAGGTAGAAAATGACGAATTTCACTtcttcttttctcaaaaaaataaaataaaaattttcatcttcacttcAGTTTCGTGGAAATGCTGGAAGCCATGATCTTCCATTGTCTGTTGAGACACTGACAGCACTAAGTAAATTGACGAAAGAAGGTGAATGCACCTTTTTAGCTTGTGCTACTTTTCAATTAGGCACTGCATCTATATGCTTAACTAATATTCAACTCCATCCAGGTGTGAAGATGAAGCTTCCTAGATATGATAAAGTAAGTAAGAAAGACTAGTAAACATTTAAGTCTCAGTGGGTTATTAATATTATGTGTTACTTAGTCTGAAACTCTATTTCCAGTCTGCTTACAGTGGTAGAGGTGACAGAGCTGATCCCTCCGAATGGCCAGAGGTTGAAGGGCCTCTACCGGTAGGAAGTTGTTTTTATTTAGAGCAGGCAATTAGTGGTTTTCTGTTCATCTAATGTTTAATGATTCAAAGAGCGACCCCAATTCCATCATTTCCACAAAGTAAAAGTTGAAATtctaaaatgatataaaatgtgagaATGTCAGCATCATGTTCCCTTCTGTAAAAACACAACTTTTCTCATAGATCCAACTCAAGCGAAATGGTAAGATTGCCTCACGTCATTGTCAGTACTTTGGATATTAGGTAATTCTGTTTGAAGGTTGGATGCTTGGTTTCAAACCCCTTCCACCTGAAGTTGTCAAAGCTGTTGATCCACAGGTTCAAATACTAGACTCTCTCTGGATGCTTGTGCCTTTTATTTTGATCTATCTTCTTGGATCATTGAAACTTTAGAAATTGCAGCTAGAGACGGTCAACAAGAACTTAGAAACTTATTATGATGCATGGCATAAGTTTGTCAAGTCATGGATTGTCATCAAGATTCAAGACCCTAGTTATGTCTACCAATGGCGTTTGCAGGTTCGTTATGTGATATCATCTGCATTTTGCTCCATATTTATTCTTGTGCAATTTGTTTAAATAGTCTAGTGGGATGTTCTTAGGCGGAGATTGCAATGAGGGCTGACGGGAAGGCTGGGATGACTGATGAGGAGGTAAAACTTTATGTGTATTCTTTCTccaaaaagaaatgaaaatcaTCAGTTAATGCTTTAGAGGAACGttttccaattttttattttgttccaTTTTTCACAGGTGAAGGACTTTGTATCCCGCTACTTGCCAGCATACAAGGCTTATCTTCCCACACTGTACTCAGAAGGACCTTCTGGCTCAGATCCGGAGCATGTTCTTCTCATTGATATTGATGAAGGGAGAAATCCCATCCTCGGTTGCTAAGGTAAATCTGCAGTAATGGAGTTACTTTTGATCCTTGATAGATTATTATGCAAAGATCATAATAATCTTCGCAAGCATCATTTCCTCCTGAGAATGTCTTCAATTGTACATTCAAATGTACTACTGTAAATTAAGCCACATGTGAAGGTAAAATGTTTGAACAAAATTTTGCTCGAGTTTCATTGTTTAATTTAGATCCTCGATTGATTTTGTGCAAAAATTAAACCCTCACAAGCGTTCATTCCACCTGAGTGTGTCTTCAGTTGTATTTCAAGTTTAATACTGTAAATCATGCCATATGTGAAGGTAAAAATGtctattattttgttgttgttcgaGTGTCTTTCTTTTGACTTGGTGTTTATTAAGCCTATCCTTTGACCATAAACCTTCTCTGGTAATGACTTATATTTGATGCAAATATGTCAAATACCTAACTCTAAGCTGTAAGTAGCCCAAAAGGGAACTATATTTTCTGTTTTATAACTTCTTTGCTCTAGCTATTTATCTAGTTTAAGAACAGGAGAGCAACTCcagtgtgtttggtatgacaGAGTTCATGTTCCATGGAAATGGAGAATTTTATACTCACACCAAACAAACAGATACCATAAAATGTTCtaccttgaaagaaagaaaaaggattTCAATAGAAAATGACTTAAAAGCACAAGTTTATTCAACTTCACAGTTGTCAAACACACAGTGGGAGGTAACAAAAGAGACGTGGAAGAAACAGAGTGTGAGAAAACAGGGAAACAAATTCCATTTTTAGCTTAACACAGGGTTGGCATGGCTAGGAGGGACATCAAGTACAGCAGCAGAGCATGTCCAGACAGCACTCGCAGGTCTCGTAGCAACAGAAGCAGCAACACATTGCGAACACACTGCATTCATTCACTCAAGTAAATCTGTCTTACTATCCATATTGTATTAAGGTCAAATAAAACACTACACCTCAAATCTTGATCCCTAAGTTATACGATTCCTCATTGTTTATATCGCTCTATTCAAGCTCATCTAAGTACATCAGTGATGAAAATTTTAAGCTTCTACACAAATTTGTCAGTCTCTTATGCTTCCAAGTTTTAAACCCCATAAACATGTTGATTATTCAGTTTTTGCTTCTAGAAAAGATTACCATCAATCTTTCCCTTTTTTAGTCTAGTGAATAAACAACATAtccaaaactaaaacaaaacaaaaaaaagcaCCCCGCCCCACCCCCCTGCCATATTGGAGGATCAAAGCAGAATAAGGTCAGAAGATGCCTTCAGTGATCAAAATAAGGTCAAAAGATGTCTTTAGAGGCCTAGCCAAAGTAAAAAAGATAGGTAACAAAACTAGCATAATAGACATCTCACTTAGCTTCTTGCACATATGCCTTCCAAGTTTACGAATCACGAGTatgcacttaaacttgtataaagttgaacaagtagacacacatcCTACTTAGTGCCTTATGTAGCAATTCACATCCTACACGACATCCTACCTGGCGTCTTACATGTATTGTGTCACGTAGAATACGTGCatctacttgtttaattttatacatgtttAAGTATGTACACACTCAAAATTGAAGGACATAAATGTCAGTTGATATCTAAAACTCgtaaatgtgaaaaaaaaaacaaaaaaacatagaTGTGAAAAAGTACAAACCAAGCGTAAAGGCATCCTTTTTCCTCGCGTCGACGTTTGACATGCTCAAGATAAGACATCTCTTGATATTGTGGTGCATCCATTTTTCTACTTCTCTCTAATATTCAACTACAGAGAGAGCTTTTGCTTTATAGCttgacaagattttttttttaaaaaaaaacactttcaGTATATGGTTTATAAAGACAACTCAAAAGTCTGTGTAGAGTAAGACTCATGATTTGTCTCAATTATAATATATCAGGCATTAATTAGAAATTTGGATTTGGTCATTTTCAGTATAATACTACTTGTCTTCTCATAATTGGCCATTGTACAtatctttctcattttttcagTAGACATTGTTAGAGTATCAACTTACTCATACATTACCAAAAAGACATAATGATTTACACTCGATATTTGTTGAATCCCCTTATATAAATTTCTAGCTCCACCATCTTCGGAGAGCAAAGGAAGTAAAAATTAGTAACAGCAGTATGATAGGAAAGATTGGTATTAAGTCCCTGTCGTGGGGTAGAGAAACATGAAACGTGTGGCATTAGTTGTTTCCACAAAACCTAGAAGGATCTATCAAAGTTATCTCAAATGACAGAGATGTGAGGAAAGACTACAGGTTTTTTTTAAACCTAAAATCATGTTAAAATAACAGGTACTCCTACTAATCATCATTTCAACAAGACTGCAACTTTTTatataaccgagaaatccacGAGGCCCAATGGGATCACAAGTAACAATTGTTCAATGAACAACTACAACATATCTAATGTAATCCCACGAGTGAGGTATGGGGAGGGTAGACTGTACAATCGCTCAATGATTTTACAAAAATTGTTCATTCAACAGACAGATGATCTCATCAGCAAAAAAAAGTAGTGTAGCTGGATTACTACAATGAGGGTACTGCCAAGTTCAATCATACACATGTAGACTTCATCATGAGCTACCTTACATTATTGTTGTACATTACGTGATCTTCTGAACTCGATTTTCACATTGAAACCTCAATTATTTGAGCATATTGAAGGATTCCTCTCTTTTCTGTTGCAGTTACatgaaaaaacacaaaaagTTAGCCTAACTTCATTCTAAAAATATTGTTTCCCTCCCTATCAGGCTCATGAAGTTACAGTACTACTAATGCCTCATTAATAAGCACCACAATCATCGTAGTGATATCATTTTCAGGATTGTTGACATGTTACTGCTTATGAGGAGTTTGAAACTGATACAAGTTATCGTTACAAGCTAACAAGTTCGTAGTTGGAATTGTGATTATTGTTTAGGTTTGAAACAGAAACAAGTTAGTGCAACCAGTAACAACATGAGAGATCATACTCTTCAGCCTTAAAAAAGAAGCAAATGAACTCAAGAATTATGATAAATTGACTCCTGAATCAGGAAATATGGGACATATCAGGTTGTAAAAACATTATCAATCTCAATCCAAAAATAATAAGGGACCGACGATGAGTCCACAGGTGGAAAAAGTATGCTTCATACCCATATGGCGCCAGCATAAATGTTGAGTTAAATAAAGTTGCAGTATGTGAGATACTCAATGAGCTTCAAAGGCACAAACAGGTTCGGTCAAGCCAGCTTATCTGTAGTGTTCCAAAGTAAACGAGAAGTTTATGCTAAATTGCTCGGACTCGGGTGTGGATCTAAAGGTTGGCTTCTCCGTCATATAAATTTTAGGATTCAGGGTATGGATCTGAGTGCAGATGCGGGTGTTGAGATAAGCCAATAAATGCATATTATCATATAAAGTATATATCTTGATTAATTAAACCTATCGAACTAGAACTAATAGAAGTTAATTCTTAATAATAcctaatattttattcatagaATATCTAGTGTAACAACCAAACATTCTCATACTTTATATGACTACATGACATAAAcccaaaaatcaaacaaaataccCAATCAATCTACACATTTGGTAATAGATGAGTCAAAAAACACCCAAGGTAAGTTGACCAAATCTGGTGTGCCACATCCATGTCGTATCAACATGGGTGCGGCAAAGATTTTGAAGAGTAAGAGCAACATAGATTTATCTATACACACTAAACCACTGACTTATGCTGATcaaactaatactaataatcaGAAGTTATAAATGTTATCTGCACAAATGTAAAATTCTTCACATCCAATGTAATGCTTAATCAAACAATCTAAGGGTAGGATACCTAAATAaacccttaaactatgaaaataAGTAAGTGCACTGTAGAATAATGATAGATATGTTAGAATTAGGAAGTTCAAAATCTAGGAAAGGTAGATTTACCACATTGAGAGGTAGAATTCTGAGGAGAAGACTGGCCAGTGGCCAACAATCCTCTACAGCATCTGATGCTTATGCAATCAGCAGTGTTAATCAACTTTCACAGAGAAATACCACTGCCAGCAGAAAAGTAAGTTTGAAACAAAGGTCAGTCACTCCGCAAATCCAAATACGTCTTCCGGGAAACGGAAGGTAAACATAAGCTATGATGTCTAGTACAAGCATATCTTTAGAAAGATGTTAGATTAGATCAATGTATGCTTACACATTAAGAAGTGATATGCATAGAAACACTCTTATTTTCTCTTTGAATAGACTATTGTTTTACATTTATTACCTGGAAAAAACTATCCCAAAATAGCAGAAGCTAGTGACCATAAAAAAGATAAAGGGACAGAGTGCCACAAAAAAATCAGTTTAACCATAGACAAAGGGGAAGTATAGATTAAAAAGGAAGTAATGAGTGTTTGGCAAATAACATCTCAATCAGTGCAGATTTAAGTGACAAATGATACCCCATTGTTTAAGAGAATAAAAGATAAGACATAGCATCATTTCTAACAAGCAAAAAGAATTAGAAGGACAAGCAAATTGTCTGAGAAGAATAACCACAAGGGCAGATGGACATGAAGGCAACGGCTTCTAATTTAGCTGTTAGGCTAAAGCACAGACATGATCAGTCTCACTATTGTAAGTNAAAA
Protein-coding regions in this window:
- the LOC125859556 gene encoding cyclin-A2-4 produces the protein MKRENSAISAAIEPMVRVTRSRAAVPEKSMVASTAELPKQQGQKRALQISSNPAIRRVRNKNVPLTSCVEQKCRPVLKDVTNLRCNTSNGDCLNAVKVPKKKKIMRVGNSSMNVSKVTTSVDPEVYQFPTKLPPRSSLNQSCSDRKSHEQQGNPVEIKGFPRKGMVGKAVRDAAPSTSTKLDFIDIDSDKKDPLQCSQYAHDIYNNLRVAEIIRRPQSNFMETLQRDITESMRAILVDWIVEVSEEYKLVPDTLYLAVHFIDLFLSQNYVERKNLQLLGITCMLVASKYEEMCGPRVEEFCFITDNAYTKNEVLAMEILVLNFLGFRLSTPTAKTFLRRFVRAAQASYKNPNLELEFLANYLTELTLLEYGFLKFTPSAIAASSVFLARWTLDQSSHPWSPTLEHYTYYKAQDLKTTVLALQGLQLNTNNCLLNVIRAKYRQDEFKSVACLSSPKLLETLFQT
- the LOC125859790 gene encoding D-glycerate 3-kinase, chloroplastic, translated to MAGLNILSQTPSPWQLSASSTSSSLSYSLRFPHFYDFNNIYNCGDFKCWKIGSTNSPLSGNPRAKRPTLSSQMLPHLSNSSGSGYSWMQDKSASCDNFSPNGRKQGPLNAVSSKEIAQVSSVDDLYEFICSGPLISKIGLTSEKVAESIDKWIEYGLRLCRLFQLNQLSLNEAQKIRIYHYYIPVFLWCEQEISQHSSKFKEEEEIPPLVIGFSAPQGCGKTTLVFALEYLFKITGRRAATISIDDFYLTAEEQAKLRDSNPGNLLLEFRGNAGSHDLPLSVETLTALSKLTKEGVKMKLPRYDKSAYSGRGDRADPSEWPEVEGPLPVILFEGWMLGFKPLPPEVVKAVDPQLETVNKNLETYYDAWHKFVKSWIVIKIQDPSYVYQWRLQAEIAMRADGKAGMTDEEVKDFVSRYLPAYKAYLPTLYSEGPSGSDPEHVLLIDIDEGRNPILGC